From Cellulosimicrobium sp. ES-005, one genomic window encodes:
- a CDS encoding pirin family protein produces MSNLETRPEERVCSAGAPDGAAPAVEILEHRDVPLGGTRAMRVRRTIPQRARSLVGAWCFLDHYGPDPLPAIGDGTDGMQVPPHPHTGLQTVTWLFAGEILHRDAVGSLQTVRPGELNLMTAGRGISHSEESPRGVRPPVLHGVQLWVALPGDRLDDPPAFEHHADLPVADVAGARVQVFLGSLRVAGAGLRSPATTYSPLVGAQVDLAAGARVTLDVDPAFEHGLLVDDGTVRLEGEVVPPSSLGYVAPGRATLTVEAGPDGPARVVLVGGEPFGEDIVMWWNFVGRSHDDVARARADWQAQLVVTGGEGPNHGGTRYAEGARDGRYGEVVGYDGGPLPAPALPDVRLRPRTRPAARQ; encoded by the coding sequence ATGAGCAACCTCGAGACCCGGCCCGAGGAGCGCGTCTGCTCCGCGGGCGCCCCTGACGGCGCGGCGCCCGCGGTGGAGATCCTCGAGCACCGCGACGTCCCGCTCGGGGGCACGCGCGCGATGCGGGTGCGCCGCACGATCCCGCAGCGCGCGCGCTCGCTCGTGGGGGCGTGGTGCTTCCTCGACCACTACGGGCCGGACCCGCTGCCCGCGATCGGCGACGGCACCGACGGCATGCAGGTCCCGCCGCACCCGCACACCGGCCTGCAGACCGTCACGTGGTTGTTCGCCGGGGAGATCCTGCACCGGGACGCGGTCGGCTCCCTCCAGACGGTCCGGCCCGGCGAGCTCAACCTCATGACCGCGGGTCGCGGCATCTCCCACTCGGAGGAGTCGCCGCGCGGCGTCCGCCCGCCGGTCCTGCACGGGGTCCAGCTCTGGGTCGCGCTCCCGGGCGACCGGCTCGACGACCCGCCGGCGTTCGAGCACCACGCCGACCTGCCGGTCGCGGACGTCGCCGGTGCCCGGGTCCAGGTCTTCCTCGGGAGCCTGCGGGTCGCGGGCGCGGGGCTGCGCTCGCCCGCGACGACGTACTCGCCCCTCGTCGGGGCGCAGGTGGACCTGGCGGCCGGGGCGCGCGTGACGCTGGACGTCGACCCGGCGTTCGAGCACGGCCTGCTCGTGGACGACGGGACGGTGCGCCTGGAGGGCGAGGTGGTCCCGCCGTCGTCGCTCGGGTACGTCGCGCCGGGCCGTGCGACGCTCACCGTCGAGGCCGGGCCGGACGGCCCCGCGCGGGTCGTGCTCGTGGGCGGCGAGCCGTTCGGCGAGGACATCGTCATGTGGTGGAACTTCGTCGGCCGGTCGCACGACGACGTCGCGCGCGCCCGCGCCGACTGGCAGGCGCAGCTCGTCGTCACCGGCGGGGAGGGGCCGAACCACGGCGGCACGCGGTACGCCGAGGGCGCGCGCGACGGACGCTACGGCGAGGTCGTCGGGTACGACGGCGGCCCGCTCCCGGCACCCGCGCTGCCCGACGTCCGCCTGCGGCCCCGCACCCGCCCGGCGGCGCGCCAGTAG
- a CDS encoding DUF5926 family protein: MAKNSTPDFVLRPFEGLPGETDWVAMREVVPSATATARTTAEHGARDVTVVTVLPAGWAALHRQDGAILLAVQTLAGSGDTSRDLAAALLEAIDAEPGTSIEMSALPDAGPRLQDVLDLSVPFDVTVHDDFAFWLDPAEEVTPDLRASLDQAAESMVPTVKLDAVPSAYWCRMSREFLRWARPEPEDALIDAISRLHARRESGLAGGKFVGAFRSSGVLVPVWELPRGTEADELEGPVAELDALLTEALAVTEPLDANERRARAGIVSRQVTLR, encoded by the coding sequence ATGGCCAAGAACTCCACGCCCGACTTCGTGCTGCGCCCGTTCGAGGGGCTCCCCGGCGAGACCGACTGGGTCGCGATGCGCGAGGTCGTGCCCTCGGCCACCGCGACCGCCCGCACGACCGCGGAGCACGGCGCGCGCGACGTCACCGTCGTGACCGTCCTGCCCGCGGGCTGGGCCGCGCTGCACCGCCAGGACGGCGCGATCCTCCTCGCGGTCCAGACGCTCGCGGGCTCGGGCGACACGAGCCGCGACCTCGCCGCGGCGCTGCTGGAGGCGATCGACGCCGAGCCCGGCACGTCCATCGAGATGAGCGCGCTGCCCGACGCCGGCCCGCGCCTGCAGGACGTCCTCGACCTCTCCGTCCCGTTCGACGTCACCGTCCACGACGACTTCGCGTTCTGGCTCGACCCGGCCGAGGAGGTCACGCCGGACCTGCGCGCGTCGCTCGACCAGGCGGCCGAGTCGATGGTGCCCACGGTGAAGCTCGACGCCGTCCCCTCGGCGTACTGGTGCCGCATGTCGCGCGAGTTCCTGCGCTGGGCGCGTCCGGAGCCCGAGGACGCGCTCATCGACGCGATCTCGCGCCTGCACGCGCGGCGCGAGTCGGGCCTCGCGGGCGGCAAGTTCGTCGGCGCGTTCCGGTCGAGCGGTGTGCTCGTCCCGGTGTGGGAGCTGCCGCGCGGGACGGAGGCCGACGAGCTCGAGGGCCCGGTCGCGGAGCTCGACGCGCTCCTCACGGAGGCGCTCGCCGTCACGGAGCCGCTCGACGCGAACGAGCGCCGGGCGCGCGCGGGGATCGTGTCGCGCCAGGTGACCCTGCGCTGA
- a CDS encoding glycosyltransferase family 2 protein: MRQRVAVIIPAKDESRRIAATVRAAKAIPHVDLVLVVDDGSEDDTQHVAREAGAVVVRHSHNRGKAAAMETGAAVVAMRDAADRPPRLLLFIDGDLGETAVNTAPLVAPVLDGYADLAIALLPPQPGAGGRGIVVGAARRAIQSLTGWTPTQPLSGMRCLTREAFEAATPLARGWGVETGMTIDLLRKGYVAVEVPCDLRHRASSNDLKGQLHRAAQYRDVLLAVNARKMRSAVDRVRAADQH; this comes from the coding sequence GTGCGGCAGCGCGTCGCCGTGATCATCCCGGCGAAGGACGAGTCCCGGCGCATCGCCGCGACGGTCCGCGCGGCCAAGGCGATCCCGCACGTCGACCTCGTGCTCGTCGTGGACGACGGGAGCGAGGACGACACCCAGCACGTCGCGCGCGAGGCCGGCGCCGTCGTCGTGCGCCACTCGCACAACCGCGGCAAGGCCGCGGCCATGGAGACCGGCGCGGCCGTCGTCGCGATGCGCGACGCCGCCGACCGTCCCCCGCGCCTCCTGCTCTTCATCGACGGCGACCTCGGCGAGACCGCCGTGAACACCGCGCCGCTCGTCGCGCCCGTGCTCGACGGGTACGCGGACCTCGCGATCGCGCTGCTCCCGCCGCAGCCGGGGGCCGGCGGCCGGGGGATCGTCGTCGGGGCCGCGCGCCGCGCGATCCAGTCGCTCACGGGGTGGACCCCGACGCAGCCGCTCTCGGGCATGCGCTGCCTCACGCGCGAGGCGTTCGAGGCCGCGACCCCGCTCGCGCGCGGCTGGGGCGTGGAGACCGGCATGACGATCGACCTGCTCCGCAAGGGGTACGTCGCCGTCGAGGTGCCGTGCGACCTGCGCCACCGCGCGTCGTCCAACGACCTCAAGGGCCAGCTCCACCGCGCCGCGCAGTACCGCGACGTGCTCCTGGCCGTGAACGCGCGCAAGATGCGCTCCGCCGTCGACCGGGTGCGGGCCGCCGACCAGCACTGA
- the bsh gene encoding choloylglycine hydrolase encodes MCTGIRFSDGRGSVYLARNLDWTSGYGQRVVLTPTGYAPRSPFGAVPAIRHATLGMGIVAEGTPLYFDCGNDAGLAVAGLNFPGYAAYAPGPVDGAVNVAAYELPLWVCSQFATVDEVEAALQDVVVVDRPIDDTYPSSMLHWIVADATRAVVVEHTADGMHVFHDDVDVLTNQPGFGWHHENLRNYLNTSPDFPGDTELGGAVLTPFGSGSHMRGIPGDYYSPSRFVRAAYVNAHYPTQESEEQNVSRAFHTLQQVAMVEGSAVMASGESEITVYTGLFSSRTSTYYWNTYEDPAVRSVAMSDLAAGGTELVLA; translated from the coding sequence ATGTGCACGGGCATCAGGTTCTCGGACGGCAGGGGGAGCGTCTACCTCGCACGGAACCTCGACTGGACGAGCGGGTACGGGCAACGGGTGGTGCTGACGCCCACCGGGTACGCGCCGAGGTCACCGTTCGGCGCGGTGCCCGCCATCCGGCACGCGACGCTCGGCATGGGCATCGTGGCGGAGGGGACGCCGCTCTACTTCGACTGCGGCAACGACGCGGGCCTCGCCGTCGCGGGGCTCAACTTCCCGGGATACGCGGCCTACGCGCCCGGCCCGGTCGACGGCGCGGTCAACGTCGCCGCGTACGAGCTCCCGCTGTGGGTGTGCTCGCAGTTCGCGACGGTGGACGAGGTGGAGGCCGCGCTCCAGGACGTCGTGGTCGTCGACCGACCGATCGACGACACCTACCCGAGCTCGATGCTGCACTGGATCGTCGCCGACGCGACGCGCGCCGTCGTCGTCGAGCACACGGCGGACGGGATGCACGTCTTCCACGACGACGTCGACGTCCTCACGAACCAGCCCGGGTTCGGCTGGCACCACGAGAACCTGCGCAACTACCTCAACACCTCGCCCGACTTCCCCGGGGACACGGAGCTGGGCGGGGCGGTCCTCACCCCGTTCGGCTCGGGCTCGCACATGCGCGGCATCCCGGGGGACTACTACTCGCCGTCGCGGTTCGTCCGCGCCGCCTACGTCAACGCCCACTACCCGACGCAGGAGAGCGAGGAGCAGAACGTCAGCCGCGCCTTCCACACGCTGCAGCAGGTCGCGATGGTCGAGGGCAGCGCCGTGATGGCGTCGGGCGAGTCCGAGATCACCGTCTACACGGGGCTGTTCTCCTCGCGCACGTCGACCTACTACTGGAACACCTACGAGGACCCGGCGGTCCGGAGCGTCGCGATGTCCGACCTCGCGGCGGGCGGCACCGAGCTCGTGCTCGCGTAG